The nucleotide window aagtgttattaatataatttttattgataaaaatatttattggatactaaatgctattttatcttattcatttattattaaatttaaattttacatataatatgaataatttgttatatattattactatttaaaaagtattttgtaaatataaaatttatttatttgtttgattaatttaaatttattttttaataataaaatcttaaaattttattttaaaaaaatgaaataaattgaATCAATCTAAATCACAATAATTtagatttagaaataaaagCAATAAATTATATACTTTAGATGaagttgatttttttgtttttccaaaacgGATTCAAATGGCATTGCAAAGACCCCCTAATTATATacttattacttttttttttggtgccTCTATTATTGGTATGAGAGTGAGTAtgaataaaaagaattaattgGAGAATGCGTTCCAACATTCACATGCATCCACCCATTTTTTGAAGTTTCAATATTGTCCATTTTGGACTATTACCGTTTTCTTTTTCTGTCACACATGACATACCCCACCTTATACCTCTGTCTTTGTCatgtctttttctcttcttataATGAAAACCTCATCAGTGATTAGCTTATCATTTTTTCATGCTCTCTCTGTTTCTTTACTCACCTTCACTTCAACTACTAGCATTATTCGTCAGAAATGGGGAAGTTGGGAACCCCATTTAAGGGAATAATTCAAGATGTAAAAGGAAGAGCTGAATGCTACAAGCAAGATTGGGTTTTGTCATTCTGCTCTGGTCTAAGGtaccattttcttttttctttttcgtttttggTTTTTTTGTCCCCTTCAATTAATCAGCAACTTCTATGGTTTGTGAATTAGATTATTGGCTCCAACATTCTACATATTCTTTGCTTCTGCTCTCCCTGTCATTGCTTTTGGAGAACAACTAAGTAGAGATACAGGTAAAATATTATAGTAATTTTAAGGTTGTGTTTGGAACAATTGAGAACAACTAAGTAGAGATACACAAGACTCTTTCTTTTTAACACTACTGAAACAATTATAGTGCTTacaactttttttctttttttttttggggttttttctTAATCAGATGGAAGCTTGAGCACTGTAGAAGCATTGGCATCTACTGCAATTTGTGGAATTATTCACTCTATAATTGGTGGCCAGCCTTTGTTGATTGTAGGAGTTGCTGAACCAACTGTTATAATGTACAGTTATCTCTacaatttcagcaagaaaacACCTGAACTTGGTGCAAAACTCTTTCTGCCTTGGGCTGGATGGTACGATATGATAATTAACTCTACTATCCTTACTTTTAGGGCTTTCAAATTACTTTATTTTCTCATGTAAGTATCATATATGTAATTCTATTGCATATGTGTTCACAGGGTTAATGTATGGAGTGCACTCTTCTTGATTGTGCTTGGGATTTTTAATGCTTGCACTGTGATAACGAGGTTTACAAGGGTTGCGGGGGAGTTGTTCGGCATGCTAATTACTGTTCTTTTCTTTCAACAGGCTATTAAGGTATTGTTTCCTTGCTTCCTTGCATGATAATACATTTGTGAACTTGGCACTTGATAGATAGATCTTACAATTGTTTGCTTTGAATGAACCACAGGGATTGGTTGAGGAGTTCGGCACGCCGAAGAATGAAAACCAGTTGGCAGAAGAGTTTCAATTCCAATGGAGGTACATTAATGGATTGCTTGgaatcattttctcttttggaGTACTTGTCACTTCCCTTAAAACCAGAAAAGCAAGAACATGGCTATATGGAACAGGTAAATTTCTACATATTTACCACTTTAGACCTTACACAAAATGTTCTAATCATGTATTTGTTTATCTGGTTTTTCCCCCTTAAAATACACTTAATTGTGGCATTCAACTCGATGCAGGGTGGCTACGAAGTTTTATTGCAGATTATGGGGTTCCATTGATGGTAGTGTTATGGACTGCACTGTCTTATGTTGTGCCAGGCAAAGTTCCCGAAGGTGTTCCTCGAAGGTTGGTTTCTCCGCTTCCTTGGGAATCTGCATCTCTGTATCACTGGACAGTAGTGAAGGTATTGCTAAACTATTAGTATCCAGTGCCATGTGCACACACTACTTTAAAACTAGATGTTGGTGTTCAACATTGTAAACTTCATGTGCTGATTATTTTCATTGTGGCAAATCCTTGTTTCCATCTAATAGTTACTGTAAAACCTGCAGGATATGGGGCAGGTTCCCTTTCTTTACATAGTTGCGGCAATTATTCCGGCTTTCATGATAGCAGGACTATACTTTTTCGATCATAGTGTATCTTCCCAGATGGCTCAACAGGAGGAATTCAATCTTCAAAAGCCATCTGCCTACCACTATGATATGTTTCTGCTTGGAATAATGGTATGTTGTTCTGTTTTATCCCAAATCCTGCTTCTTATAAGTTATAATAGCTTGGCTTCATGTTATTTCTATGCCGATAAAAGTATATGAACTAAACTTATTGTCTGTAGACTTTGATTTGCGGTCTCCTCGGCCTTCCTCCATCAAATGGAGTCATTCCGCAATCCCCCATGCATACAAAGAGTTTGGCAGTTCTTAGAAAGCAGGTAGGCATCATCCCCCCTAACAAAAACCCCGCCGCGTTCACTTTTTGCATCAAGTCACTTTGTCCTTGTTCTATGGATATCAACTCAACTTAGATTTGTGTACTACATTGTCAATTTTCAGTTGATCCGAAAGGAAGTGGTAAAAAGTGCCAAGGAATGCATTAAGCTGAAAAAGACAAAGTCTGAAATATATGGCAAGATGCAGGCTGTCTTTGAAGAGATGGATACAGATCCTACTGTCAGTTTTGTCGGTTTGATATCGTTGCATC belongs to Arachis duranensis cultivar V14167 chromosome 8, aradu.V14167.gnm2.J7QH, whole genome shotgun sequence and includes:
- the LOC107463286 gene encoding probable boron transporter 7 produces the protein MGKLGTPFKGIIQDVKGRAECYKQDWVLSFCSGLRLLAPTFYIFFASALPVIAFGEQLSRDTDGSLSTVEALASTAICGIIHSIIGGQPLLIVGVAEPTVIMYSYLYNFSKKTPELGAKLFLPWAGWVNVWSALFLIVLGIFNACTVITRFTRVAGELFGMLITVLFFQQAIKGLVEEFGTPKNENQLAEEFQFQWRYINGLLGIIFSFGVLVTSLKTRKARTWLYGTGWLRSFIADYGVPLMVVLWTALSYVVPGKVPEGVPRRLVSPLPWESASLYHWTVVKDMGQVPFLYIVAAIIPAFMIAGLYFFDHSVSSQMAQQEEFNLQKPSAYHYDMFLLGIMTLICGLLGLPPSNGVIPQSPMHTKSLAVLRKQLIRKEVVKSAKECIKLKKTKSEIYGKMQAVFEEMDTDPTAKELENLKEAVMNPDAKDGTKKNFDLEEHIDDYLPVRVNEQRMTNLMQSLLIGLSVLAISIIKRIPTSVLWGYFAYMAIDSLPGNQFWERILLLFIAPRRRSRILEGSHASFVETVPFKTIAAFTGFQLAYFAVCYGMTWIPIGGILFPLPFFLLILVREHLLPRLFKPRDLQELDASEYEEILGAPRGSLSMSLQDKELGDSDESVEDYCDAEILDEMTTSRGELKLRAVSFNDGNSNNDGNRSFNVRNRSFNVRNRRSFNARYRHSFNDRYLHSFNGNAV